In one window of Chitinophagales bacterium DNA:
- a CDS encoding response regulator, whose amino-acid sequence MKNNMLDILLVDESSYIVFQVKNALANQGIKANVDTVETVEDATTYFRTKHPDFVITDLNLPDKSGIELMKAIKKEKGSSKLYVLTHFTIDAFRDMAILHGADSFLDKANDIDQKLPEMIKSFAA is encoded by the coding sequence ATGAAAAACAATATGCTTGATATCCTGCTGGTTGACGAATCCAGCTATATCGTATTCCAAGTAAAAAACGCTTTAGCCAATCAAGGTATTAAAGCCAACGTAGACACTGTAGAGACTGTAGAAGATGCAACTACTTATTTCAGAACCAAGCATCCCGACTTTGTCATCACTGATTTGAATCTGCCCGATAAAAGTGGTATCGAGTTGATGAAGGCCATCAAAAAAGAAAAAGGCAGTAGCAAATTGTATGTGCTTACCCATTTCACTATTGATGCATTTCGCGACATGGCCATTTTGCATGGCGCAGACAGCTTTCTGGACAAGGCCAATGATATTGACCAAAAACTGCCAGAAATGATTAAATCCTTTGCTGCGTAA
- a CDS encoding PAS domain S-box protein, which translates to MKSSLKTSIAHLSNSPTLYALSTDFQGNILYYNHLFGEHFQQENILLEGYPFANLFSAEAAGQFQKALRKCMTDVSQNIRLQLTHKTEKSKRYNFDYAILRDDDAIPQGILLIGYPTNEHSAQHNDEGNYTSKRLKEATYEAPAMIWMCDQHNQLCFANAAYLTFKGSTLIEEKETNRMQHVWGDDLEQTKKNLDAFLAQRKPFEMRYRILRKNGKMAWVTDRAKPFFDAAGNYMGFIGVCNDVTDKIETHLELGKQMAELEKIKTDQEQLNIIVTKINSGIVITDAEMQINWCNPGFSNLTGYGLKEVIGRNFHRLLEGNSTDASSVEKIESHLQKGINIRIDIAYQTRRGIDIWADAAFEPIYDDQSVLKGYFIVLNDISQIKRSEKEVKKQIDHLKKLSFISSHELRHEFAKMLQILYTVKLKEPNIFHYQSALQDIEKAANFINKVIYTMNDEINFATTSNISLSHILKIELEEVVLIDDDPMVNRLNELVLEYAMPGTRIQKFYDTATAINYLREQPSIKRTIFLDLNLEKESGWDFLETYHALNQPWTVMILTSSVDQEDIAKAKQYRCVGQYLTKPLTVAQIEQLQQLRVDKVA; encoded by the coding sequence ATGAAAAGCTCATTAAAAACCAGCATTGCGCACCTGAGCAATAGTCCTACACTATACGCTTTATCAACAGATTTCCAGGGAAATATCCTTTACTACAATCACCTGTTTGGCGAACACTTTCAACAGGAGAATATTTTACTGGAAGGCTATCCTTTTGCTAATCTCTTTTCGGCCGAAGCAGCTGGTCAATTTCAAAAAGCTTTGCGTAAGTGCATGACGGATGTATCTCAAAACATTCGATTACAACTGACACACAAAACAGAAAAAAGTAAGCGTTATAATTTTGATTACGCCATACTCCGTGATGATGATGCCATTCCTCAAGGCATATTACTGATTGGCTATCCCACAAACGAACATTCCGCACAACATAATGATGAGGGCAACTATACCTCAAAAAGACTCAAGGAAGCAACATATGAAGCTCCTGCAATGATCTGGATGTGTGATCAACACAACCAACTATGTTTTGCCAATGCGGCATATCTGACATTCAAAGGCTCTACCCTGATTGAAGAAAAAGAAACCAACAGAATGCAGCATGTATGGGGAGATGATCTCGAACAAACCAAAAAAAATCTGGATGCATTCTTAGCACAAAGAAAACCTTTTGAAATGCGTTACCGCATTCTTCGGAAAAATGGCAAAATGGCCTGGGTTACTGACAGGGCCAAGCCATTCTTTGATGCTGCTGGAAATTATATGGGCTTTATTGGCGTATGTAATGATGTTACTGATAAAATTGAAACACACTTAGAGCTGGGCAAACAAATGGCAGAATTGGAAAAAATAAAAACAGATCAGGAACAACTGAATATCATCGTTACTAAAATCAACAGTGGAATCGTTATCACGGATGCTGAGATGCAAATCAATTGGTGTAACCCAGGCTTTAGCAATCTGACCGGATATGGGTTAAAGGAAGTGATAGGCAGAAATTTCCATCGTCTGCTGGAGGGTAACAGTACAGATGCCAGTTCCGTTGAAAAGATTGAGAGTCATCTGCAAAAAGGCATCAATATCAGGATAGATATTGCTTATCAAACAAGAAGAGGCATTGATATCTGGGCTGATGCCGCTTTTGAACCAATTTATGATGATCAATCCGTTCTAAAGGGATATTTCATCGTGCTGAATGACATCTCCCAGATCAAACGATCTGAAAAAGAGGTCAAAAAACAAATAGACCACCTGAAAAAGCTTTCATTCATCAGCTCACACGAGCTACGCCATGAATTTGCCAAGATGTTGCAAATTTTATACACGGTTAAACTTAAGGAGCCAAACATATTCCACTATCAATCTGCACTTCAGGACATTGAGAAAGCAGCGAATTTCATCAACAAGGTCATCTATACCATGAATGATGAGATCAACTTCGCTACAACCAGCAATATCTCATTAAGCCATATCCTGAAAATTGAACTCGAAGAAGTGGTATTAATAGACGATGATCCTATGGTAAACCGTTTAAATGAACTGGTACTGGAGTATGCAATGCCCGGCACCAGGATTCAAAAATTTTACGATACAGCAACTGCTATCAACTATCTAAGAGAGCAACCATCCATCAAGAGAACCATTTTCCTTGACCTAAATCTGGAGAAAGAATCCGGTTGGGATTTCCTGGAAACTTATCATGCATTGAATCAACCTTGGACTGTTATGATCCTTACCTCCTCTGTAGATCAGGAAGATATCGCAAAAGCAAAACAATATCGTTGCGTTGGACAATACCTAACAAAACCGTTGACAGTAGCACAAATTGAGCAATTACAACAACTAAGAGTAGACAAAGTGGCATAG
- a CDS encoding thymidylate synthase, whose protein sequence is MQQYHQLLRHILDTGVFKSDRTGTGTISCFGYQMRFDLEQGFPLVTTKKVHLKSIIHELLWFLQGATNIQYLKENGVSIWDEWADENGELGPVYGKQWRSWEGANGVVVDQITDLIQQIKKNPDSRRLLVSAWNVADLPQMALMPCHTMFQFYVADGKLSCQLYQRSADVFLGVPFNIASYALLTMMIAQVCGLGYGDFVHTFGDVHIYSNHMEQVNLQLSREPYPLPTIRLNPEVKDIFSFRFEDFTLENYQCHPAIKAPVAV, encoded by the coding sequence ATGCAACAATATCATCAGTTACTTCGGCATATTTTAGATACAGGTGTTTTCAAGAGCGATCGTACAGGCACAGGCACCATCAGCTGCTTTGGTTATCAAATGCGTTTCGATTTAGAACAAGGTTTTCCTTTGGTTACAACGAAGAAAGTACACCTGAAAAGCATCATACATGAGTTGTTGTGGTTTTTGCAAGGGGCAACCAATATTCAGTACCTGAAAGAAAACGGCGTAAGTATCTGGGATGAATGGGCTGATGAAAATGGTGAACTGGGCCCCGTATATGGCAAACAATGGCGCAGTTGGGAAGGAGCAAATGGGGTAGTGGTGGATCAAATCACAGACCTGATTCAGCAGATCAAAAAAAATCCGGATAGCCGTCGCTTATTGGTGAGTGCATGGAATGTGGCTGATTTGCCTCAAATGGCATTAATGCCCTGTCATACGATGTTTCAATTTTATGTGGCTGATGGCAAACTCAGCTGTCAGCTCTATCAACGTAGCGCAGATGTATTTCTGGGTGTGCCCTTTAATATTGCTTCATACGCCTTATTAACGATGATGATTGCACAAGTGTGTGGTTTGGGTTATGGTGATTTTGTACACACATTTGGCGATGTCCATATTTATAGTAATCATATGGAACAAGTGAACTTGCAATTGAGCAGGGAGCCTTATCCATTGCCAACTATACGACTCAATCCTGAAGTAAAAGATATTTTCAGTTTCCGTTTTGAAGATTTCACGCTGGAGAACTATCAGTGTCACCCGGCCATTAAAGCACCTGTAGCTGTTTAA
- a CDS encoding response regulator — MTNTMTEMNKTMNPLVLSGFKEGLAEEVIFLDDNMMINQINMLSVKKIDPSIKVSVFTNVPQALDYIRKNPDTPRIIFTDLDMGVHSGWDFIDAYEAMHLPWPVNIMTASIAQEDMGKSDQYSCVRDYISKPARIQQLQILLKQPLLAA, encoded by the coding sequence ATGACAAACACAATGACTGAAATGAACAAGACCATGAACCCCTTGGTACTTAGCGGATTCAAAGAGGGACTGGCTGAGGAGGTGATTTTCCTGGACGACAACATGATGATCAATCAAATCAACATGCTGAGCGTGAAGAAAATTGACCCTTCCATCAAAGTGTCTGTATTCACCAATGTACCTCAGGCGCTGGATTATATCCGGAAAAATCCGGATACACCCAGAATCATCTTTACAGACCTGGACATGGGTGTACACTCAGGCTGGGACTTCATTGATGCTTACGAAGCTATGCACCTGCCCTGGCCGGTGAATATCATGACCGCTTCCATAGCGCAGGAAGACATGGGTAAGTCTGATCAGTACAGCTGCGTACGTGATTATATCAGCAAGCCTGCAAGAATTCAACAATTGCAGATCTTACTAAAACAACCATTGCTCGCGGCCTAA
- a CDS encoding class I SAM-dependent methyltransferase: MYSAPVLGWKYLQYYLTAANGRGHGVHSPFVFKLITEVLNDDRQYYTYSIVEPLRDALKKNNTTIEVPDFGAGSRHQLSKQRKISEIAQSSLKPKKFSQLLFRMVAYFQPSGVLELGTSLGITTAYLASANNLIPVTSMEGAPAVAEQALAVITKAGISNVTIITGNFDDTLPIWLKQQAQIDFAFIDGNHRFEPTMRYFQWLKEKAHDQTVLIFDDIHWSAEMEQAWAEIQADPAVTLTIDLFFIGIVFFRPEQQQKAHFRIRF; encoded by the coding sequence ATGTATAGTGCACCTGTACTTGGTTGGAAATACCTGCAATACTATCTCACTGCAGCCAATGGTAGAGGGCATGGTGTACATTCTCCTTTTGTATTTAAGTTAATTACAGAAGTATTGAATGATGACAGGCAATATTATACCTACAGCATTGTTGAGCCGCTACGAGATGCATTGAAAAAAAATAATACCACAATTGAAGTACCTGATTTTGGAGCAGGCAGCAGACATCAACTCAGCAAGCAAAGAAAGATCAGTGAGATTGCACAATCATCCCTGAAGCCTAAAAAATTCAGTCAGCTTCTGTTTAGGATGGTTGCTTATTTTCAACCCTCAGGAGTACTGGAGTTGGGCACTTCTTTAGGCATCACTACAGCATATTTAGCCAGCGCCAACAATCTGATACCTGTTACCAGTATGGAAGGTGCACCTGCTGTTGCGGAACAAGCTTTAGCGGTAATAACCAAAGCAGGTATTAGTAATGTTACGATTATCACTGGCAACTTCGATGATACACTACCCATTTGGTTGAAGCAGCAGGCTCAAATTGATTTTGCCTTTATCGATGGTAATCATCGCTTTGAACCAACGATGCGCTATTTCCAATGGTTAAAAGAAAAAGCCCATGATCAAACAGTCTTGATCTTTGACGATATTCATTGGAGTGCTGAGATGGAGCAGGCCTGGGCAGAAATACAGGCTGACCCTGCAGTTACACTGACCATTGATCTCTTCTTTATCGGCATTGTATTCTTCCGCCCCGAACAGCAACAAAAAGCGCATTTTCGCATCCGATTCTAA
- a CDS encoding glycoside hydrolase family 5 protein, producing the protein MKRNLNNGNRSWIRVSALALLFAFNSILAFAFDNPMVGASRFGVTLSGPEFGQKQMPGVYGKDYIYPSEKEVAYYASKNINKFHLPVRWERIQRKLGGALDAVEVKRIKDFLNVCDKYDASVIINIQNYGRYTLNGVEVRLGSDTVSNAHFRDLWKKMAAAFNSHPVVIGFNLMAEPHDLGSGKWFAAAQEAINAIREISNKQLILVDGDSWANAANWEKHSDILKNLVDPANKIVYNAHIYFDADHSGSYANSNDPNKKDKNIGVKKAMQFVEWLKKNNKIGYFGEFGIPSNDPDWFPVLNNFLEYINRNNISASSWGAGPWWGNYPLSIEPVNNQDKPQLVAILKYANNNAIVAKN; encoded by the coding sequence ATGAAACGCAATCTCAACAACGGAAACAGAAGCTGGATAAGGGTTTCAGCACTTGCTCTTCTCTTCGCTTTCAACAGCATTCTTGCTTTCGCTTTTGATAATCCAATGGTTGGTGCTTCACGTTTCGGAGTTACTCTTTCTGGTCCTGAATTCGGACAAAAGCAAATGCCTGGTGTTTACGGTAAAGACTATATCTATCCTAGTGAAAAAGAAGTTGCTTACTACGCTTCTAAGAATATCAACAAATTTCACCTGCCTGTAAGATGGGAAAGAATCCAAAGAAAATTAGGTGGTGCTTTAGATGCAGTTGAGGTTAAGCGCATCAAAGACTTCCTGAATGTTTGTGATAAGTATGATGCTTCAGTAATTATCAATATCCAGAACTACGGTCGCTACACTTTAAATGGTGTTGAAGTTAGACTGGGTTCTGATACTGTTAGCAACGCTCATTTCCGTGACCTGTGGAAGAAAATGGCTGCAGCTTTCAATAGCCATCCTGTTGTAATTGGTTTTAACCTGATGGCAGAACCCCATGATCTGGGAAGCGGCAAATGGTTCGCAGCTGCTCAGGAAGCTATCAACGCTATCAGAGAGATCAGCAATAAGCAACTGATCCTGGTAGATGGTGACAGCTGGGCTAACGCTGCTAACTGGGAAAAACACAGTGATATCCTGAAAAACCTGGTTGACCCCGCTAATAAGATTGTTTACAACGCACACATCTATTTCGATGCTGACCATTCAGGTTCTTATGCTAACAGCAATGACCCTAACAAAAAAGACAAAAACATCGGTGTTAAAAAAGCCATGCAGTTTGTAGAGTGGCTGAAGAAGAATAACAAAATCGGCTATTTCGGTGAATTCGGTATTCCTTCTAACGACCCCGATTGGTTCCCTGTTCTGAACAATTTCCTCGAGTACATCAACAGAAACAATATCAGTGCTTCTAGCTGGGGTGCTGGTCCATGGTGGGGTAACTACCCACTGTCTATCGAGCCAGTTAACAATCAGGACAAGCCCCAACTGGTAGCTATTCTGAAGTATGCTAACAATAACGCAATCGTAGCCAAAAACTAA
- a CDS encoding response regulator, with protein sequence MKNNALDILLVDASSYIVYRVKDVLAKQGIQAHVKSVETVAEATSYFREKHPDLVITDLDLPDESGLELIKTIGKEKGHTKLYVLTHFTIDAFRNMALSSGADSFLDKANDIDKILPGMIYSYAA encoded by the coding sequence ATGAAAAACAATGCACTTGATATACTGCTGGTAGATGCGTCCAGCTATATCGTTTACAGGGTAAAGGATGTATTGGCTAAACAAGGTATTCAGGCCCATGTAAAAAGTGTAGAAACTGTAGCGGAAGCCACCTCCTATTTCCGGGAGAAACACCCGGATCTGGTGATTACCGATCTGGACCTGCCAGATGAGAGTGGTCTGGAACTGATTAAGACTATAGGAAAAGAGAAAGGCCATACCAAACTATATGTACTAACTCATTTTACCATTGACGCTTTTCGCAATATGGCATTATCCAGCGGTGCAGATAGTTTCCTGGATAAGGCAAATGATATTGATAAAATACTACCAGGCATGATATATTCCTATGCCGCGTAG
- a CDS encoding dihydrofolate reductase, producing MTISLIVAVSANGMIGKDNALLWHLPKDLKFFKNKTWALPVVMGRKTFEALGNKPLGGRLNIVITRQSNWSATNAETVGSLNEAIQLAKDNGYAEVMITGGGEIYRQALPMAHHVYLTRVHADLDGDTSFPELDTHTWQLGWEEAHATDAKHAYAFTFQRWDKR from the coding sequence ATGACAATCTCTCTGATAGTAGCAGTATCTGCCAACGGCATGATTGGTAAAGACAATGCATTGTTATGGCATTTACCCAAAGACCTCAAGTTTTTTAAGAATAAGACCTGGGCACTGCCTGTTGTTATGGGCAGAAAAACATTTGAAGCATTGGGTAACAAACCACTCGGCGGCCGATTGAATATTGTGATTACACGTCAAAGCAATTGGTCAGCCACCAATGCCGAAACGGTTGGTTCACTCAATGAAGCCATACAATTAGCTAAGGACAATGGGTATGCTGAAGTAATGATTACCGGCGGTGGCGAAATCTATCGACAGGCTTTACCCATGGCGCATCATGTCTATCTTACCCGTGTGCATGCAGATTTGGATGGTGATACCAGCTTCCCCGAACTGGATACACATACTTGGCAACTTGGCTGGGAAGAAGCACATGCAACTGATGCCAAACATGCATACGCATTCACTTTTCAGCGTTGGGATAAGCGATGA
- a CDS encoding response regulator transcription factor codes for MKILIADDHTMVREGLKKILLEAFPFAEVHDASDGAELMKKAIKGEWEIIISDVTMPGMTGIDVLKQLRSQGIETPMLMLSMHAPEQYAVRSIKAGASGYLTKDNAPYELVTAVQQVLNGRRYITPQVADVLADSIETDKDKMPHELLSDREFEVMKLIVEGKTVSEIAESLSLSVNTISTYRSRILEKMHLHSNSDLVKYAIEHKLEL; via the coding sequence ATGAAAATTTTGATTGCTGACGATCACACTATGGTGAGGGAAGGATTAAAAAAAATCCTCCTGGAAGCTTTCCCCTTTGCTGAAGTTCACGATGCATCTGACGGGGCTGAATTAATGAAGAAAGCCATCAAAGGCGAATGGGAAATCATCATCAGTGATGTAACCATGCCCGGCATGACAGGTATAGACGTATTAAAACAACTACGCTCACAAGGCATAGAAACGCCCATGCTGATGCTGAGTATGCACGCTCCTGAACAATACGCCGTAAGATCCATTAAAGCTGGCGCTTCGGGCTACCTTACAAAAGACAATGCCCCTTACGAGCTTGTAACAGCTGTACAGCAGGTATTGAACGGTCGCAGGTATATCACGCCACAGGTTGCGGATGTACTGGCTGATTCTATTGAGACTGATAAGGACAAAATGCCTCACGAACTGCTTTCAGACCGAGAATTTGAGGTGATGAAACTGATTGTAGAGGGTAAAACAGTGAGTGAAATTGCCGAATCTCTTTCACTCAGCGTGAACACAATCAGTACTTACCGTTCCAGAATTCTCGAGAAAATGCACCTTCATTCTAATTCAGACCTGGTTAAATATGCTATTGAGCATAAGCTAGAGCTCTGA
- a CDS encoding Re/Si-specific NAD(P)(+) transhydrogenase subunit alpha, translating into MIIGILKEPTGENRVSLLPEQCAQLIKQQVQIQVESGAGVKASASDESYAAVGVTILSRNQVLQAADIVLSIQLLTESDITLCKPNAIVLGVYQPLYHFQQMHTWANKGISAFSLDMIPRTTRAQSMDVLSSQANIAGYKAVLLAANIYPRYFPMFMTAAGSIAPAKVLILGAGVAGLQAIATARRLGAVVEVFDTRPAVKEEVMSLGAKFIEVEGAADASAAGGYAVEQSAEYQQKQKDRIAAAIAKADIVITTAQIPGKKAPILITAAMIEQMRNGSIIIDLAAATGGNTEVTKNNETIVYAGVQVVGNSQLAAAMPSDASKLYGKNVFNFLQLIIDKTGQLNLNFEDDLVKGTCITYDGQIIHERVAALLA; encoded by the coding sequence ATGATCATCGGAATACTCAAAGAACCAACAGGCGAAAATCGTGTGTCATTATTACCTGAGCAATGCGCACAGCTTATCAAGCAACAAGTACAGATTCAGGTTGAATCAGGCGCCGGTGTCAAAGCTTCGGCATCAGATGAAAGCTATGCAGCTGTTGGTGTAACCATTCTTTCCAGAAATCAAGTTTTACAAGCTGCAGATATTGTTTTAAGCATACAGCTGCTTACAGAATCTGATATTACTTTGTGCAAACCCAATGCTATTGTATTAGGTGTATATCAGCCATTGTATCATTTTCAACAAATGCATACATGGGCCAATAAAGGCATTAGCGCATTCAGTTTGGATATGATTCCCCGTACTACTCGTGCGCAAAGCATGGATGTGCTCAGCTCTCAGGCCAATATCGCAGGCTATAAAGCAGTGTTATTAGCAGCCAATATCTATCCGCGTTATTTCCCCATGTTCATGACAGCAGCTGGTAGTATTGCCCCTGCAAAAGTCCTCATCTTGGGAGCAGGTGTTGCAGGCTTACAAGCTATTGCCACTGCCAGAAGACTGGGAGCAGTAGTAGAAGTATTCGATACAAGACCTGCTGTAAAAGAAGAGGTGATGAGCCTTGGCGCCAAATTCATTGAAGTGGAAGGCGCAGCCGATGCTTCTGCTGCAGGTGGGTACGCAGTTGAACAATCTGCCGAGTATCAGCAAAAGCAAAAAGACCGTATTGCGGCTGCCATTGCCAAAGCAGATATCGTCATTACTACTGCACAAATACCCGGTAAGAAAGCCCCGATACTGATTACAGCTGCCATGATTGAGCAAATGCGCAATGGCAGTATCATCATTGATCTGGCTGCTGCTACAGGTGGAAATACAGAAGTAACCAAGAACAACGAAACCATTGTCTATGCTGGGGTACAAGTAGTGGGTAATAGTCAGCTCGCTGCAGCCATGCCTTCCGATGCCAGCAAACTCTATGGCAAGAACGTATTTAATTTCTTGCAGTTGATTATTGATAAAACTGGTCAGCTCAACTTGAATTTCGAAGACGATCTGGTAAAGGGTACTTGTATTACGTATGACGGACAAATCATTCACGAAAGAGTAGCAGCACTGCTCGCATAA